A section of the Acidobacterium capsulatum ATCC 51196 genome encodes:
- the tatC gene encoding twin-arginine translocase subunit TatC — protein sequence MSDIVDRARAAVSERAELPGMSLMEHLEELRRRIIRAGLAIIIGFFVAYGFHAQIYNFMQQPITTALAAHHMPTQLVYHNPIDPFNMYLKISLMVGCIFASPFVLFQLWMFISPGLYANEKKYVVPFMVATVGLFLAGAYFGYRWVYPGSLDFLLGYSKEFKPLIEINEYTSLFLTVILGLGVTFELPIVVLFLSLFGIVSPRFLWKNIRYAILIIFIIAAIITPTPDVLTMCVFATPMLTLYLISIGVSFMVHPTRRKARAEKRNAK from the coding sequence ATGTCTGATATCGTCGATCGCGCCCGCGCCGCCGTCTCTGAACGCGCCGAGCTGCCCGGCATGAGCCTCATGGAGCACCTCGAAGAGCTCCGCCGCCGCATCATCCGCGCCGGACTGGCCATCATTATCGGCTTCTTCGTCGCCTACGGCTTCCACGCCCAGATCTACAACTTCATGCAGCAGCCCATCACCACCGCCCTGGCTGCGCATCACATGCCGACCCAACTGGTCTATCACAACCCGATTGACCCCTTTAACATGTACCTCAAGATCAGCCTCATGGTCGGCTGCATCTTCGCCTCGCCCTTCGTGCTCTTCCAGCTCTGGATGTTCATCTCTCCGGGCCTCTACGCCAACGAGAAAAAGTACGTCGTCCCCTTCATGGTGGCCACCGTCGGCCTCTTCCTTGCCGGAGCCTACTTCGGCTACCGCTGGGTCTATCCCGGCTCGCTCGACTTTCTGCTCGGCTACAGCAAAGAGTTCAAGCCCCTCATCGAGATCAACGAGTACACCAGCCTCTTTCTCACCGTCATCCTGGGCCTCGGCGTCACCTTTGAGCTGCCCATCGTCGTGCTCTTCCTCTCGCTCTTCGGCATCGTGAGCCCGCGCTTCCTCTGGAAGAACATCCGCTACGCCATCCTCATCATCTTCATCATCGCGGCCATCATCACGCCCACGCCCGACGTGCTCACCATGTGCGTCTTCGCCACCCCCATGCTGACCCTCTACCTCATCAGCATCGGCGTCTCGTTCATGGTCCACCCAACCCGCCGCAAGGCCCGCGCCGAAAAGCGCAACGCCAAATAG
- a CDS encoding Sec-independent protein translocase subunit TatA/TatB, protein MHFGDYTFIFLLALVLFGPKKLPEIGRQIGRLMMEFRRASNEFKMQMDEELRNMDEEDRKKRLEASLKEQTERVLAVHPQTEPLPADPSEIVQPLQHVAMQEDPEFPGEPYVAALPPSEDGTLAAAEAEPLETHSIHEVIHHPATGQGVSHTEAATTEAPEAKAQHPPSQPESGEAVRHV, encoded by the coding sequence ATGCACTTCGGCGACTACACCTTCATCTTTCTGCTGGCGCTTGTCCTCTTCGGCCCCAAGAAGCTGCCCGAAATCGGCCGCCAGATCGGCCGTCTCATGATGGAATTCCGCCGCGCCAGCAATGAATTCAAGATGCAGATGGATGAAGAGCTGCGCAACATGGACGAGGAAGACCGCAAAAAGCGCCTCGAAGCCTCGCTCAAGGAGCAGACCGAGCGCGTCCTCGCCGTCCATCCCCAGACCGAGCCGCTGCCCGCTGACCCGTCAGAGATCGTCCAGCCCCTCCAGCACGTCGCCATGCAGGAAGACCCCGAATTCCCCGGCGAGCCCTACGTCGCCGCGCTGCCGCCCTCTGAGGATGGCACCCTGGCCGCCGCCGAAGCCGAACCGCTCGAAACCCACTCCATCCACGAAGTCATCCACCACCCGGCCACCGGGCAAGGCGTAAGCCACACCGAAGCCGCCACCACTGAAGCCCCCGAAGCCAAAGCCCAGCACCCTCCGTCACAGCCAGAAAGCGGCGAGGCCGTCCGTCATGTCTGA
- the nadA gene encoding quinolinate synthase NadA, with protein MNSVVDMEVASAVAEPDACSLDHYLSLPDHSMDERIAAARARLGASTVLLGHHYQRDEVVRFADFTGDSYKLSKIAAETEAKYVVFCGVHFMAESADVLGRSEQHVILPDLNAGCSMADMAEISQVEACWETLLGAGLGAEQVMPLTYMNSTAAIKAFCGERGGLVCTSSNARKAFEWAFARAEKILFLPDQHLGRNTAFAMGIGLDEMVVFDPWQIGGGVPAEKLRAAKVILWKGHCSVHQRFLPEHVDRVRAKYEGIRVVVHPECRWEVCQKADALGSTERIIAEVEEAPEGTMFAIGTEIHLVNRLAKRFAPLGKKIITLDDTGCLCTTMYRISPQHLAWALENLLEGRVVNQIKVTDEVKHWARVALDRMLEIRG; from the coding sequence TTGAATAGTGTTGTCGATATGGAAGTGGCTTCCGCAGTGGCGGAGCCGGATGCGTGCTCGCTCGATCATTACCTGTCGCTGCCCGATCACAGCATGGATGAACGGATTGCCGCGGCGCGGGCGCGCCTGGGCGCAAGCACGGTGTTGCTGGGGCACCACTACCAGCGCGATGAAGTGGTGCGCTTTGCCGATTTCACGGGCGACAGCTACAAGCTGTCAAAGATTGCGGCTGAGACCGAGGCGAAGTATGTGGTGTTCTGCGGCGTGCACTTTATGGCCGAGAGCGCCGATGTGCTGGGGCGCAGCGAGCAGCACGTGATATTGCCGGACCTGAATGCCGGCTGTTCGATGGCCGATATGGCGGAGATCAGCCAGGTGGAAGCCTGCTGGGAGACGCTGCTGGGGGCCGGGCTCGGTGCGGAGCAGGTGATGCCGCTGACGTATATGAATTCGACGGCGGCGATCAAGGCGTTTTGCGGCGAGCGGGGCGGGCTGGTGTGTACGTCGTCGAATGCGCGCAAGGCCTTTGAGTGGGCGTTTGCGCGGGCGGAGAAGATTTTGTTTTTGCCGGACCAGCACCTGGGGCGGAACACGGCCTTTGCGATGGGCATCGGCCTCGATGAGATGGTGGTGTTTGATCCGTGGCAGATTGGCGGCGGAGTGCCGGCTGAAAAGCTGCGCGCGGCGAAGGTGATTCTGTGGAAGGGGCACTGCTCCGTGCATCAGCGCTTTTTGCCGGAGCATGTGGACCGGGTGCGGGCGAAGTACGAGGGGATTCGCGTGGTGGTGCATCCGGAGTGCCGGTGGGAGGTGTGCCAGAAGGCCGATGCGCTGGGCTCGACGGAACGGATTATTGCTGAGGTGGAAGAGGCCCCCGAGGGCACGATGTTTGCCATCGGAACGGAGATTCACCTGGTGAACCGGCTGGCGAAGCGGTTTGCGCCGCTGGGCAAGAAGATCATCACGCTCGACGATACGGGCTGCCTGTGCACGACGATGTACCGGATCAGTCCGCAGCATCTGGCGTGGGCGCTCGAGAACCTGCTGGAAGGGCGCGTGGTGAACCAGATCAAGGTGACGGACGAGGTGAAGCACTGGGCGCGTGTGGCGCTGGACCGGATGCTGGAGATTCGCGGCTGA
- a CDS encoding DUF2203 domain-containing protein: MKTFTLAEAEALLPTIESLLKRAMEAKQAAESLEEELQDLAQRIFVSGGMMVDVAEVTRKRAALAGLVQRAKDAVEEMDAIGVQVKDLSIGLLDFPAYLDGEIVLLCWRLGEERIGFWHSLESGYRGRQPVEGRFGSHGPDKLN; the protein is encoded by the coding sequence ATGAAGACTTTTACGCTTGCCGAGGCCGAAGCCCTGCTGCCCACCATTGAATCGCTGCTGAAGCGCGCGATGGAGGCCAAGCAGGCGGCGGAGTCACTGGAAGAGGAGTTGCAGGATCTGGCGCAGCGCATTTTTGTGAGCGGCGGCATGATGGTGGACGTGGCCGAGGTGACCCGCAAACGCGCGGCGCTGGCCGGACTGGTGCAGCGCGCCAAGGACGCCGTGGAAGAGATGGACGCGATCGGCGTGCAGGTGAAGGACCTGAGTATCGGGCTGCTGGATTTTCCGGCGTATCTGGATGGCGAGATTGTGCTGCTGTGCTGGCGGCTGGGCGAGGAGCGCATCGGCTTCTGGCATTCGCTGGAGTCGGGATATCGCGGGCGGCAGCCGGTGGAGGGCCGCTTTGGAAGCCACGGCCCTGACAAACTGAACTGA
- a CDS encoding CPBP family intramembrane glutamic endopeptidase, whose amino-acid sequence MLIAAVLLLLCLLPTLYVLRKDPAEYRAFQALTRTQDRQRRFRIWTLKSFLLYGASSLAALAILRRLSALVALPAEFQRLSHFFVSRGPSASGLAGFFAGLACAVVGGLILTSFMARRKNKKQAVKPVTVGNITPLLPRNWGEVAHAALLSLNAGFSEEVYFRLLLPLLLTILIGHAVPAFLIAALFFGLAHFYQGIAGILATTIIGLALTIVYLLSGSIWNAIALHAFIDLLGLVIRPSIGLLFSRRQVAA is encoded by the coding sequence ATGCTGATCGCCGCGGTTCTGCTCCTTCTCTGCCTGCTGCCCACGCTCTATGTGCTTCGCAAAGACCCTGCGGAATACCGCGCCTTCCAGGCCCTCACCCGCACCCAGGACCGCCAGCGCCGCTTCCGCATCTGGACCCTCAAGAGCTTCCTGCTCTACGGGGCCAGCTCGCTCGCCGCTCTCGCCATTCTCCGGCGTCTCTCCGCATTGGTGGCTCTGCCTGCCGAATTCCAGCGCCTCTCCCATTTCTTCGTCAGCCGCGGCCCCAGCGCTTCCGGCCTTGCCGGCTTCTTTGCCGGACTGGCTTGCGCCGTCGTGGGCGGCCTTATCCTCACCAGCTTCATGGCGCGCCGCAAAAACAAAAAACAGGCCGTCAAGCCTGTCACCGTGGGCAATATCACCCCGCTCCTCCCGCGCAACTGGGGCGAAGTCGCCCATGCAGCCCTTCTGTCTCTCAATGCCGGCTTCAGTGAGGAGGTCTACTTCCGCCTCCTGCTGCCCCTCCTGCTCACCATCCTCATCGGCCACGCCGTTCCGGCATTTCTCATCGCCGCGCTCTTCTTCGGACTCGCCCACTTCTACCAGGGCATCGCCGGCATCCTCGCCACCACCATCATTGGCCTCGCCCTCACCATCGTCTACCTGCTCAGCGGCAGCATCTGGAACGCCATCGCGCTCCACGCCTTCATTGACCTTCTGGGCCTCGTCATCCGCCCATCCATCGGGCTTCTTTTCTCCCGCCGTCAAGTCGCAGCCTGA
- a CDS encoding lactonase family protein, with translation MLAGLLLVLGGCGQFFPPLTNNSSSGGGSSTVGNYLYVANSGSGLDSIAGFSLASGKLSTTSGVTYTVPSAPSCVAVTPSDSFLYAGSPAGAIYVYTINSDGSLTIGNSGSPVATGVLPGWLRVDTTGNWLIGLDSLTGEAYVFSINTSTGALTAVSGSTVVLQSTATHGMALTPNDGYVYVALGTGGVETLSFNSSTGALAQVNGLVSPKQNLDGDNAVAVSPNGSYLFVGETGINAVRVYSIGTGGVINEISGSPYSTGLGPDAILVDATGSYVYVANGTDNTISAFSLGTTGALTQISGSPFAAGTTPWAMAEDKSGTYLAVVDKGGSPDLKVYSFSTTTPGALAAFATSATGTDPTTAISIAATE, from the coding sequence TTGCTGGCGGGGCTGCTGCTGGTTCTGGGTGGATGCGGGCAGTTTTTTCCGCCATTGACGAATAACAGCAGCTCGGGCGGTGGTAGTTCTACGGTGGGCAATTACTTGTATGTCGCCAATTCGGGCTCCGGGCTGGACAGCATTGCAGGGTTTTCACTGGCGAGCGGCAAGCTCTCGACGACTTCAGGGGTGACCTATACCGTTCCTTCGGCTCCATCCTGCGTGGCGGTGACGCCGAGTGACAGCTTTTTGTATGCGGGCTCTCCGGCGGGGGCGATCTATGTGTACACGATCAACAGCGATGGCTCGCTGACGATTGGCAATAGCGGTTCACCTGTGGCGACTGGCGTATTGCCGGGCTGGCTGCGCGTGGATACGACAGGGAACTGGCTGATTGGGCTGGACTCGCTGACGGGCGAGGCGTATGTCTTCAGCATCAATACCTCGACGGGAGCGTTGACGGCGGTATCCGGCTCGACGGTTGTGCTGCAGAGCACGGCAACCCACGGCATGGCGCTGACGCCGAATGACGGCTACGTGTATGTGGCGCTGGGGACAGGCGGCGTGGAGACGCTGAGCTTCAACTCGTCAACGGGTGCGCTGGCGCAGGTGAATGGGCTGGTTTCGCCCAAGCAGAATCTGGATGGCGACAATGCGGTGGCGGTTTCGCCGAATGGAAGCTATCTGTTTGTGGGCGAGACGGGCATCAACGCGGTGCGGGTGTATTCGATTGGGACGGGCGGAGTGATCAATGAGATCTCCGGCTCGCCGTACAGCACGGGGCTGGGGCCGGATGCGATTCTGGTGGATGCGACGGGCTCGTATGTGTACGTGGCCAATGGCACGGACAACACGATCAGCGCGTTTTCGCTGGGGACGACGGGCGCGCTGACGCAAATCTCCGGCTCGCCGTTTGCGGCGGGCACGACTCCGTGGGCGATGGCGGAGGACAAGAGCGGAACTTATCTGGCGGTAGTGGATAAGGGCGGCAGTCCTGACTTGAAGGTGTACAGCTTCAGCACAACGACGCCTGGAGCGCTGGCGGCCTTTGCGACTTCGGCGACCGGGACTGATCCAACGACGGCGATTTCGATTGCGGCGACCGAGTGA
- the lnt gene encoding apolipoprotein N-acyltransferase — MATTLPETSSGTLAEPPAAAARLRGPAWSAQIALTLSTAILLDLCFPLAGPMRPWRGAIAFVALVPLLLAVLRERAAIQRRYLSRSFLVGYLGGIAWYVINSYWIYRTMHIYAGVPAAGAAGILVLYSLVLGLYFGLFAWILAVFRRRFGLVPALCLAPIAWPAVELLAYHLTRVPWDQLGYAQVDNFWLTRIAPWAGTYGIAAVLVTGNALFASAFLLSQQHRVPHTSRAPFAQSVAIKLLATAILFCGILQVGSWMQPAPQPTSATALLLQVNLGTTNVPRTQNNTWLADMTRFSAASHTACTPYYPGVYGLTHHKVIPNCANAPAHPTMIVWPEAPSPFVDEDPSFRADMGQLARSEDAGVIAGDIAQQYFLRNGKPASATYNSASVFAPNGQHIGRYDKIHLVPFGEYVPYRRLFFWASALVDQIGDFTHGWRRVVFREHGHIYGIFICYESIFSNEVRLFAKNGAQVFVNISDDAWYGDTSAPWQHLNMARMRAIENHRWLLLDTNNGLTCVIDPDGRVTQSIPRHIFGGLAARYGFESGTTFYTGHGDFFAFACSAFTLLALASAAFRRKSA; from the coding sequence GTGGCGACCACGCTCCCCGAAACATCTTCCGGCACACTCGCTGAGCCGCCCGCCGCAGCCGCCCGGCTTCGTGGCCCTGCCTGGTCTGCACAAATCGCACTCACGCTCTCGACCGCAATCCTCCTTGACCTCTGCTTCCCGCTCGCCGGTCCCATGCGCCCCTGGCGCGGAGCCATCGCCTTTGTCGCCCTCGTTCCCCTGCTTCTGGCCGTGCTGCGCGAGCGCGCCGCCATCCAGCGCCGCTACTTGAGCCGCAGCTTTCTCGTGGGCTACCTCGGCGGCATCGCCTGGTACGTAATCAACTCCTACTGGATCTACCGCACCATGCACATCTACGCCGGTGTCCCGGCTGCGGGCGCGGCTGGAATCCTGGTTCTCTACAGCCTCGTGCTCGGCCTCTACTTCGGCCTCTTTGCGTGGATTCTCGCCGTCTTCCGCCGCCGCTTCGGCCTCGTTCCCGCGCTCTGCCTCGCGCCCATCGCATGGCCGGCCGTCGAGCTGCTCGCCTATCACCTCACCCGCGTGCCCTGGGACCAGCTCGGTTACGCGCAGGTCGATAACTTCTGGCTCACCCGCATCGCTCCCTGGGCCGGAACCTACGGCATCGCCGCCGTCCTCGTCACCGGCAACGCCCTCTTCGCCTCAGCATTTCTCCTGTCACAACAACATCGGGTGCCCCATACTTCGCGCGCGCCTTTCGCGCAAAGTGTGGCCATCAAGCTCCTCGCCACGGCCATCCTCTTCTGCGGCATCCTGCAAGTCGGCAGTTGGATGCAGCCCGCCCCGCAACCCACCTCCGCCACCGCGCTGCTCTTGCAGGTCAACCTCGGCACCACCAACGTGCCCCGCACGCAAAACAACACCTGGCTTGCGGACATGACGCGCTTCTCCGCCGCCAGCCACACCGCCTGCACGCCCTACTATCCCGGCGTCTACGGCCTCACGCATCACAAGGTCATCCCCAACTGCGCAAACGCTCCGGCCCACCCCACCATGATCGTCTGGCCCGAAGCGCCCTCGCCTTTTGTCGATGAAGACCCCTCTTTCCGCGCCGACATGGGCCAGCTCGCCCGCAGCGAAGATGCCGGCGTCATCGCCGGCGACATCGCGCAGCAATACTTCCTGCGCAACGGCAAGCCGGCCAGCGCCACCTACAACTCGGCCTCGGTCTTCGCGCCCAACGGCCAGCACATTGGCCGCTACGACAAGATTCACCTCGTCCCCTTTGGCGAATACGTGCCCTACCGCCGCCTCTTCTTCTGGGCCAGCGCGCTCGTTGACCAGATCGGCGACTTCACCCACGGCTGGCGGCGCGTCGTCTTCCGTGAACACGGCCACATCTACGGCATCTTCATCTGCTACGAATCCATTTTTTCCAATGAGGTGCGCCTCTTCGCCAAAAATGGCGCGCAGGTCTTCGTCAACATCTCTGACGACGCCTGGTACGGAGACACCAGCGCTCCCTGGCAGCACCTGAACATGGCGCGCATGCGGGCCATTGAAAACCACCGCTGGCTCCTGCTCGACACCAACAACGGCCTCACCTGCGTCATTGATCCCGACGGGCGCGTCACCCAATCCATCCCGCGCCACATCTTCGGCGGCCTCGCCGCCCGCTACGGATTCGAGTCCGGCACTACCTTCTACACCGGGCACGGCGACTTCTTCGCCTTCGCCTGCAGCGCCTTCACACTGCTCGCGCTCGCCTCGGCCGCCTTCCGCCGCAAATCCGCCTGA
- a CDS encoding APC family permease, whose product MPSEQTYHAPQSNRVKLVVASSVMLTFISFWRAAAVVLNDLGSSAFYAGGIAEAAIGKSAPWFILGVMLFSFAVRAVYVESCSMFTRGGVYRVVKEALGGTFAKVSVSALMFDYILTGPISGVSAGQYIVGLLNELLQVCARNGYLPDTLMDSHHAAILLPVNGASAVLAIAVTVYYWWLNIKGIEESSEKALSVMKITTVMVVILLGWGFYTAWVRHASLPPFPTPENLHFSMPALGFLQGTKLASMFGLFGILMAFGHSVLAMSGEETLAQVNREIAHPKLKNLKRAAIVIAIYSFVFTGIASLLAVMIIPDSVRVPVYNQNLIAGLAMYMVGPLSLRIIFRIFVVVVGFLILSGAINASIIGSTGVLMRVAEDGVLTDWFRKPHKRFGTSYRIVNLVTALQLFTIVVSGGNMDMLGEAYAFGVIWSFTFNSLAMLVLRWKYKGERGWKVPVNIRIGKMELPVGLFSVFLVLLMTATVNLFTKTVATESGIAFAVVFFVIFTISERHNSKRTLVTEQMKEHFQLEHEEKISREALAIRPGGVLATMRDASNPFALKWVLSRTDTEQQDVVVLTARMMGAGGPEYVDDQLFSEYEQMLFTKAVSVAESFGKHVSLLVVPAGDIFAALVQTANNLEVDALVSGLSHRMTAQEQAFHVGQAWENLPEPKRQFTFYVISSNGEAQAFHIGPHAPTLQAEDVQLVHRLWLNFKRDPEMGNLHHHDIVTYALTRLAGEYARDKEETLKGLRRFAHDGAKSPTLGLPGSQRRDPKDYSIPAPGIGGGNVDDIDG is encoded by the coding sequence ATGCCTTCAGAACAGACCTATCACGCACCGCAGTCGAACCGAGTGAAGCTCGTAGTTGCTTCATCGGTGATGCTGACGTTCATTTCGTTCTGGCGGGCAGCCGCGGTGGTTTTGAACGATCTTGGGTCGTCGGCCTTTTATGCCGGCGGCATTGCCGAGGCAGCCATCGGCAAGTCCGCGCCGTGGTTCATTCTGGGCGTCATGCTTTTCTCGTTTGCGGTGCGAGCCGTTTACGTGGAGAGCTGCTCGATGTTTACGCGCGGCGGCGTTTACCGCGTGGTGAAAGAGGCGCTGGGCGGCACGTTTGCCAAGGTGAGCGTTTCGGCGCTCATGTTCGACTACATTCTGACGGGACCGATTTCGGGCGTGTCAGCGGGGCAGTACATTGTCGGCCTGCTGAATGAGCTGCTGCAGGTTTGCGCGCGGAATGGCTACCTGCCCGATACGCTGATGGACAGCCATCATGCGGCGATATTGCTGCCGGTGAATGGCGCCTCGGCAGTGCTGGCCATTGCGGTGACGGTGTACTACTGGTGGCTCAACATCAAGGGCATTGAGGAGTCGAGCGAGAAGGCCCTGAGCGTGATGAAGATCACGACGGTGATGGTCGTGATTCTGCTGGGGTGGGGCTTTTATACGGCGTGGGTGCGGCATGCATCGCTGCCGCCGTTTCCGACGCCGGAGAATCTGCATTTTTCGATGCCGGCGCTGGGCTTTTTGCAGGGCACCAAGCTGGCGAGCATGTTCGGGTTGTTCGGCATTCTGATGGCCTTTGGCCACTCGGTGCTGGCGATGAGCGGCGAAGAGACGCTGGCGCAGGTGAATCGCGAGATTGCGCACCCGAAGCTCAAGAATCTGAAGCGCGCCGCAATCGTGATTGCGATCTACAGCTTTGTCTTCACCGGCATTGCTTCGCTGCTGGCGGTGATGATTATTCCGGACAGCGTGCGCGTGCCGGTCTATAACCAGAACCTGATTGCGGGCCTTGCGATGTACATGGTGGGGCCGCTGTCGCTGCGCATCATCTTCCGCATTTTTGTGGTGGTGGTCGGCTTCCTGATTCTGTCAGGCGCGATCAACGCCTCGATCATCGGCTCGACGGGCGTGCTGATGCGCGTGGCCGAAGATGGCGTGCTGACGGACTGGTTTCGGAAGCCGCACAAGCGCTTTGGCACCAGCTACCGCATTGTGAACCTGGTGACCGCGCTGCAGCTCTTCACGATTGTGGTCAGCGGCGGCAACATGGACATGCTGGGCGAGGCGTATGCGTTTGGCGTGATCTGGAGCTTCACGTTCAATTCGCTGGCCATGCTGGTGCTGCGCTGGAAGTACAAGGGCGAGCGCGGCTGGAAGGTTCCGGTGAATATTCGCATCGGCAAGATGGAACTGCCGGTGGGCTTGTTCAGCGTCTTTCTGGTGCTGCTGATGACGGCCACGGTGAATCTTTTCACCAAGACCGTGGCGACGGAAAGCGGCATTGCCTTTGCGGTTGTATTCTTTGTGATCTTCACCATCTCGGAGCGGCACAACTCCAAGCGCACGCTGGTGACCGAGCAGATGAAGGAGCACTTCCAACTGGAGCATGAGGAGAAGATCAGCCGCGAGGCGCTGGCGATTCGTCCGGGTGGCGTGCTGGCGACGATGCGCGATGCGTCGAATCCCTTTGCGCTGAAGTGGGTGCTTTCCCGCACGGATACCGAACAGCAGGATGTGGTGGTGCTGACGGCCCGCATGATGGGCGCGGGCGGTCCGGAGTATGTGGACGATCAGCTCTTCAGTGAATATGAGCAGATGCTGTTCACCAAGGCGGTGTCGGTCGCGGAGAGCTTTGGGAAGCATGTGTCGCTGCTGGTGGTTCCGGCAGGCGATATTTTTGCGGCACTGGTGCAGACGGCGAACAATCTGGAAGTAGATGCGCTGGTGAGCGGGCTTTCGCACCGGATGACGGCGCAGGAACAGGCGTTCCATGTGGGGCAGGCGTGGGAGAATCTGCCGGAGCCGAAGCGGCAGTTCACCTTTTATGTGATTTCATCGAATGGCGAGGCGCAGGCGTTCCATATTGGCCCGCATGCGCCGACTCTGCAGGCCGAAGATGTGCAACTGGTACACCGGCTATGGTTGAACTTCAAGCGCGATCCGGAGATGGGAAACCTGCACCACCACGACATTGTGACGTATGCGCTGACGCGGCTGGCCGGTGAGTATGCGCGCGACAAGGAAGAGACGCTGAAGGGGCTGCGGCGGTTTGCGCACGACGGGGCGAAGAGTCCCACGCTGGGGCTGCCGGGCAGCCAGCGGCGCGATCCGAAGGATTATTCGATTCCCGCGCCGGGCATTGGCGGCGGGAATGTGGATGACATTGATGGGTAA
- a CDS encoding metal-dependent hydrolase, translating into MANLKGASVTWLGHSTVLVTTPKGTNILIDPFIEQNPKFPRDYKFPEKIDLILVTHGHFDHTADVLPMAKKYNAPVVATFELAAFFQSKGAENTVGMNIGGTFRHADVAVTQTEARHTSGIQDGDKFVYGGVPTGFVLTIDNGPVLYHSGDTTVFSDMQLIRDLYAPEFGMLPIGDHYTMGPKAAALAVKYLGIKEVLPLHFGTWPPLVGRPEELEKHLAGAGVAVHKVEPGTTLH; encoded by the coding sequence ATGGCGAACCTGAAAGGCGCCTCCGTGACCTGGCTCGGTCATTCCACCGTCCTGGTCACCACCCCCAAGGGAACCAACATCCTCATCGATCCCTTCATCGAGCAGAATCCCAAGTTCCCCAGGGACTACAAGTTCCCTGAGAAGATCGACCTCATCCTCGTCACGCACGGCCACTTTGATCACACCGCTGACGTTCTCCCCATGGCAAAGAAATACAACGCGCCAGTCGTCGCCACCTTCGAACTGGCCGCCTTTTTTCAGTCCAAGGGAGCAGAAAACACCGTCGGCATGAACATCGGCGGCACCTTCCGCCACGCCGACGTAGCCGTCACGCAGACTGAGGCGCGCCACACGTCCGGCATTCAGGATGGCGACAAATTCGTCTACGGCGGGGTGCCCACCGGCTTCGTCCTTACCATCGACAATGGCCCCGTGCTCTACCACTCGGGCGATACCACCGTGTTCTCTGACATGCAGTTGATCCGCGATCTCTACGCGCCGGAGTTTGGCATGCTGCCCATCGGCGACCACTACACCATGGGCCCCAAAGCCGCCGCCCTGGCCGTCAAATACCTCGGCATCAAGGAAGTGCTGCCGCTGCACTTCGGCACCTGGCCGCCGCTCGTAGGCCGCCCTGAAGAGCTTGAGAAGCACCTCGCCGGAGCCGGCGTCGCCGTGCACAAAGTCGAGCCCGGCACCACCCTTCACTAA